The nucleotide sequence GTACTCACCACCTACCTGCAGATCATGGCCGAACTGCACGACCGCTACGGCGCGCAAACCCCGGCGGCCCTGAAAAAAGTCGAGGTCGCCGAGCAGGATCGCCTGTCCCGCTGGGCCGTCGACTACCTGATCCAGAACAGCGACCGCAGCCTGCCGAAGATGCTCGAGGCGGCATTGGATCGCACGTACTCAGCCAGCCCCGGCGAGGCATTTTTCACCGGTGGCGGACTGCACACCTTCCACAACTTCCGTAGCGAGGATAACGGCCGCAACCCCACCTTGCGCGATGCCTTGCGCGAGTCGATCAACCTGCCGTTCATTCGCCTGATGCGCGACCTGGTGCGCTACGCCACGTATGCCGGCCCCAACAACAGCGCCGAATTGCTCAAGGACGACAGTGACCCGCGGCGCCAGGAATACCTGGCCCAGTTCGCTGACCGCGAAGGCACCTCGTTCCTGCTCAGGTTCTGGAAGAAGTATCAGAAAAAGGACACCAGCCAGCGCCTCGAAACCTTTCTCGACAGCATGCACCCCACGGCAATCCGGCTGGCCGCCGTGCACCGCTATTTCTTTCCCAACGACAGCCAGGACAGCTTCAATCGCTTCGTGCGTTCCCACCTGCTATCGACCAAGAACGCCGAGAAACTCACCGACGAACGCCTCGAACGGCTCTACCAGAGCTACGGTCCCGGCGCCTACGACCTGCCGGACCAGGGCTTCATCGCCAAGGTCCACCCGCTCGATCTATGGTTGATGGGTTACCTGCTGAACAACCCCGACGCCAAGTTCAGCCAGATCGTCAAGGCCAGTGAGTTCGAACGCCAGGAAGTCTACAGCTGGCTGTTCAAGAGTCGGCACAAGAGTGCCCGCGACAGTCGCATCCGCACCATGCTCGAGATCGAAGCGTTCCTGGATATCCACCAGCGCTGGCAGCAGGTCGGCTACCCGTTCGACCATCTGGTGCCGTCACTGGCCACCGCCATCGGCAGTTCCGGCGACCGCCCCGCCGCGTTGGCGGAACTGGTGGGCACCATTCTCAACGACGGCATCCGCCAACCGGCGCTGCGGGTCGACAGCCTGCACTTTGCCGTCGACACACCCTACGAGACGCAACTGGTCAATGACCCGGACAAAGGCAAGCGCGTGATGCCGGCCGAAGTGGCCCAGGCCCTGCGCGGTGCGCTGTCCCAGGTGGTGGATGCCGGCACCGCGAAACGGGTGGCCGGCAGTTTCAAACTGGCCGACGGCACGCCGCTGGCCATGGGTGGCAAGACCGGCACCGGCGACAACCGCATCGAAGCCATCGGCGCCGGTGGACGCATCCTCAGTTCCAAGTCGATCAACCGCACGGCCACCTTCGTGTTCTACATCGGCGACAGCCATTTCGGCACCCTTACGGCTTATGTACCGGGGGCCTCGGCGCAGAATTTCAAGTTCACCTCGGCCTTGCCGGTGCAGGTGCTCAAGGGGATGGCGCCGTTCCTCACGCCCTACTTGCAGCCGGGCAGCCATACCCAGTGCACGCCGTTGGTGGCGCGCCAGTAACGGATGTGCGGATTACGGCGTCACCCGAGGCACCGCGTCGAAAATCACGATAAAGCCGACCGTGTATAAGCCCCCCGTGAGCTTCGTAGGAATGGCATCTGCACTGATGACCATTTCGGCCTGGGTTCCTGGCGTAGACGTGGCATCGTCCACCACTTCGACGGGCACGGCACTCAGGCGAACATTGTTGAACTTGACCCGCAGAGGGATAGCCTGATTACCGTTACTCAGATCGGGCTGGTCCTCCGGCAAATGCGCATGGATCGAGCCGTCGGTATTTTTCACATCAAAGGTCTGGCGTAAAACACTCAGATTATTTTTGATCGGATCGTAATACATGTATTCGTCCTTACCGAATTCCGGATCCCGTGGCTGCACATGAAACTGCTGGGGCGGAATGTTCGCGCTGACATGGATGGCTGAACGTGCATCATCAGCCCCCCATGCCAGCGAAGGACTCAAGGCCGCAGCGACCAGGGTAGTAACGGATACGAATTGCTTGAACATGCTTAACATCCTTTTATTTTTTGTTTGAAAAGCGGAGAAACAACGCCAGTGCCCCACCATCACTGTCAAAACACAGAACCTGTATCGGCTCGATGTGTGCTGATCGCTTACGGCGCCGTGGCATCGAACACCATGTGCACCGTGCCGTAGTAATCGCCAGGCTTGTAGTCGTCATCGGGTTTGATGGCGGCTATTTCCAGCGGCACCTGGCGTCCGGGCCTGGCCTCGGTGGCGGAGACCACCTGGGTTGAGTCCAGGGTCAGTAGCACGCCGTTGAAGCGCACACGCAGGTCGATGCGCTCACGACCATTGGACAGGTAAGCCTCCTCCCCGAGGCGTGCGCCAATGGAGCCGTTGCTGTTCTTCACCTCGTAGGTCGCCCGTAACGGGATGAGGTCCGAGGTGATGGTGCTGAAGGGCAAGCGCTGCTCGCGCTGGACCAGTTGCGGGTCGAGGGGCAACACATAGAAGTCGGCCGTCGGAATGGTCACGTAGAGTTCGAAGGTTTCCCGCTCGACAGCTCCCCAGGCCAAGGCCCAAGGGAATACCAGCGCGGTCAATACGAGGGGGTGTATCAGTGTCTTGATCATTTGATTTACCTCTTGCGTCAGCGACGACTCGGCGACGGTCACCGTCAGCCCTTGATCTCGACGTTTTTTGTCGCGCCGCCTTCGATCAGGGTGAAGCGATATTCCCGCCCCGCTTCCTTGTCGAAGGAAAACGTGCGGCCGGTCATGACGTGGTGCTTGGTGGTCGGCCGGCATTCGTTCTCTTTCTTCGCTTCGCAGTCCTTGAACTCATCGATCACTACCACGCTGTTGCCGTTGTTGCGCAGCATGTAGCGATTGGCGCTGTTATCGATCACCGTGTCGAAGCGGGTGTTTCTGGGCCGCACGAAGAACACCGTGCCGTATCCCGCCAGTACCTTGACCCCGGCCCCCACGCGCTCTTTTTTATACGCCTCACGCTCTTCCGCACTGACCGCAAACTCGTCTTCCGCTTCCGGCACCACCGGCACGAAACGCACCCGGAAGTAACGCTCCTTGTCACGGTCGCCCATGAACAGCAAGCGCGTGCCCTGCACACCGTTGGCCGGCACGATCAGGCGCGCCGGGCTGGCCATCAGACCGTCCTTGGCCTGGGCGCTGGCCTGGTTCTGCAGGGGCACCTCGCTGTAGGTGCCGTCTTCGTTGTAGATGATTTCCAGGATGTTCACCTTGACGAAAGCCGTCGACGTGCCGCCGTTGAACACCCGCTTCATGTACGTGGTCTTGTTGCCATCCAGGTAGTCGTAGACCACCCCGACACCGATCTGCGGACTGGCCTGAGCCACGCCACAAAACAGGGAAAAACCAACCCATGCCCATAGATGTTTCATCACTTGCTTAACCTCATGCATTGAACACAACTCACTAGAAAATTGGCCGGATTCAGACTTCCGAATCCCAGATCACCGTGACACTGCCGGAGTAAGCCCTGGCGCCGGTGTCCAGCATCTGCTCGACGCTGCCCCGGGCCACTTCGAAGTGCAGCATCCCGGACCGACGATCGACATAAATACTTGGCTGAAACAGCTCGGTCCCACTGCCATCGCGCAACAACGGGCGCCGGTCAACCGGTTGGCCGCCTGCATCTGCCAACCCTTCAGGCAGGCTCACGCGGACATCCACCGGCACGGCATGACCGGTGCCGGTTTCGGTGATCGCGCAGGTATTGCCGCTGATGTATTGGCATTCGAGTCCCATCTTGAAACGGGAAGAAGTCGAGATATGGAAGCGCTGGTCGCGAAACAGCCGCGTCGGTTTGCGTCCGCTGTTCAGCCAGGCTTGCCAGCCTTCCTGGGGCACCAGTTCCACCCGGTTGCCGCCGGGGGGCACCTCCACTTTGAGATTGTGCTCGACGTCGAGTTTGAAATTGAGGGTGATCACCGAGTCGGTGGGGATCATGAGATCACCCATGTCGAAATCCTGACCCGGCCCGACGCTGTAGACCAGAGACCCGATATATTGGCCAGACGACATCTTCAATGGGTTGGGGGTGCGCAGTTCGTAGCCAAGAGTCAGGGAGTTGTAAAAGATGCTCGGGATCAGGTAACTGGCTCTTTTGGCGCAAGTACCTTCGACCGGGGTTATCCAGAAAAAGAAGTAGGCGATGTCATTCAAGCTGCCATAACCGCTGGATCGACAGGGCGAGGGGGCATACATCCAGGGAGAGCCGCCCCATAACCTGGCATGAGCGGTTCTGAAATCCACACCGCCACCCACCAACTCCACCGCGCTGACCGGCAGTTGGTAGTACGAACCGATGCCGCCTATGCGGACCTGCACGATTTCTGTTTCGCCCGTACCGGTGTGGGTCACCTGCGCCAGACGCCAATTGGAAGGCACCTCGAACATCGCCCCTTGGCGGGGATTCCCATGACCCGCCTGGATAGGTCCGCTGGAGTTGACGTTCATCACCGCCTGAATGCTGGAAATATTCTCCCGTTCACATACTGCGGGGTTATTGGCGCAGAACCCCGAGACCGGGGTGGTGTTGCGAAAGGTCGTCTCGTTGGGCTTCGAAGGATCGGGCCTGAAGACAGCGGTGATCTCCTTGCTCAGAGCATTGGCCGCCGATGCACCGACCAACAACATCACCGAAACCACGCTCCGCACTGCTACTGGTAAAAGCTTCATATATCCCTCACCGTCCTTCGCTCAGGCTGGCCAATCCATGCCCTTTAAACTTCCGAATCCCAGATCACCGTGACATCGCCGGTATAGCGCGTGGCGCCCGTGTCGAGCATCGCTTCGACACTGTTGCGGCCCACCTCGAAATGCAGCATCCCGAGCCTGCGGTCCACATATAAGCCGGGTTGGAACAACTCGGTGCCACTGCCGTCGCGCAGTAACCGGCGGCGGTTGACCGGTTGCCCGGCGCCGTCCGTCAAGCCATCGGGCAGGGTCACGCTGACGTCCACCGGCACGGCATGGCCGGTGTCGGTTTCGTAGATTGCGCAGGT is from Pseudomonas sp. B21-056 and encodes:
- a CDS encoding fimbrial protein — translated: MFKQFVSVTTLVAAALSPSLAWGADDARSAIHVSANIPPQQFHVQPRDPEFGKDEYMYYDPIKNNLSVLRQTFDVKNTDGSIHAHLPEDQPDLSNGNQAIPLRVKFNNVRLSAVPVEVVDDATSTPGTQAEMVISADAIPTKLTGGLYTVGFIVIFDAVPRVTP
- a CDS encoding CS1 type fimbrial major subunit; the encoded protein is MIKTLIHPLVLTALVFPWALAWGAVERETFELYVTIPTADFYVLPLDPQLVQREQRLPFSTITSDLIPLRATYEVKNSNGSIGARLGEEAYLSNGRERIDLRVRFNGVLLTLDSTQVVSATEARPGRQVPLEIAAIKPDDDYKPGDYYGTVHMVFDATAP
- a CDS encoding molecular chaperone, whose protein sequence is MKHLWAWVGFSLFCGVAQASPQIGVGVVYDYLDGNKTTYMKRVFNGGTSTAFVKVNILEIIYNEDGTYSEVPLQNQASAQAKDGLMASPARLIVPANGVQGTRLLFMGDRDKERYFRVRFVPVVPEAEDEFAVSAEEREAYKKERVGAGVKVLAGYGTVFFVRPRNTRFDTVIDNSANRYMLRNNGNSVVVIDEFKDCEAKKENECRPTTKHHVMTGRTFSFDKEAGREYRFTLIEGGATKNVEIKG